One window of the Ammospiza caudacuta isolate bAmmCau1 chromosome 9, bAmmCau1.pri, whole genome shotgun sequence genome contains the following:
- the CDK1 gene encoding cyclin-dependent kinase 1, with amino-acid sequence MDDYTKIEKIGEGTYGVVYKGRHKTTGQVVAMKKIRLESEEEGVPSTAIREISLLKELNHPNIVCLQDVLMQDSRLYLVFEFLSMDLKKYLDSIPSGQYLERSRVKSYLYQILQGIVFCHSRRVLHRDLKPQNLLIDDKGVIKLADFGLARAFGIPVRVYTHEVVTLWYRSPEVLLGSARYSTPVDIWSIGTIFAELATKKPLFHGDSEIDQIFRIFRALGTPNNEVWPEVESLQDYKNTFPKWKPVSLETHVKNLDKDGLDLLAKMLIYDPAKRISGKMALNHPYFDDLDKSTLPANLIKK; translated from the exons ATGGACGATTACACGAAAATAGAGAAGATTGGGGAAG GTACCTATGGTGTTGTGTATAAAGGTCGTCACAAAACCACAGGCCAGGTGGTTGCAATGAAGAAAATACGCCTAGAAAGTGAGGAGGAAGGTGTTCCAAGCACTGCTATCCGAgaaatttctttattaaaagaGCTGAATCATCCCAATATAGTCTG TCTTCAGGATGTTCTCATGCAGGATTCGAGACTGTACCTTGTCTTTGAATTCCTTTCCATGGATCTCAAGAAATATTTGGATAGTATTCCATCTGGCCAGTATCTGGAGCGTTCACGTGTCAAG AGTTATCTGTACCAAATTTTGCAAGGCATTGTCTTCTGCCACTCAAGAAGAGTTCTGCACAGAGACTTGAAACCTCAGAACCTCCTGATAGATGACAAGGGAGTGATTAAACTGGCAGACTTTGGATTGGCCCGAGCCTTTGGAATCCCAGTGCGGGTCTACACCCATGAA GTAGTGACACTGTGGTACAGATCTCCAGAAGTGCTGCTGGGATCTGCTCGTTACTCTACTCCTGTAGATATCTGGAGCATAGGAACCATATTTGCTGAGCTGGCAACTAAAAAGCCACTTTTCCATGGGGATTCAGAGATTGACCAGATCTTCAGAATCTTCAG AGCTTTAGGGACCCCCAACAACGAGGTATGGCCTGAGGTGGAATCCCTGCAAGACTATAAAAACACATTCCCAAAATGGAAACCTGTCAGTCTTGAAACACATGTCAAAAACTTGGATAAAGATGGACTTGATCTGCTGGCT aaaatgttaatttatGATCCTGCAAAAAGGATTTCTGGCAAAATGGCCTTGAACCATCCATATTTTGATGATTTGGACAAATCCACTCTTCCTGCTAATCTGATTAAGAAATAG